AAGTATTTGATAAGGAGGATGTATATATGAGTACTCTAGTTATTGGAGCAAATGGTGGTATTGGTAGAATTTTAGTGCAACAACTTAAAGATGCAAATGAATCATTCGCTGCTGGTGTAAGAAAACAGGAGCAAGTTGATGAATTAAAAAATGCAGATGTTGATGCAATTTTAGTAGATGTTGAAAATGACAGTATAGAATCATTAACTGATAAATTTAAAGGTTTTGACAATGTGGTATTTTCTGTCGGTTCTGGAGGCAGTACTGGCCCTGATAAGACAATTATTGTAGACTTAGATGGTGCTGTTAAAACAATAGAAGCAAGTAAAGCAAGTAATGTACAGAAATATGTAATGGTTTCAACATATGATTCACGCAGAGAAGCGTTTGATCCTAGTGGTGATCTTAAACCATATACAATCGCTAAACACTATGCTGATGAATATCTTAAAAATTCAGGTGTGAATTACACTATCGTACATCCAGGTGGATTGTTAGATGATGCTGGAACTAGTAAAATAGAAGCGGCTTCTTTCTTTGAAGGAAGAGGCTCAATTCCACGTGAAGATGTTGCATCAGTATTAAAAGATATTGTAACGAATGATGGATATAATAATGCAGAGTTCCAAATTATTAGTGGTAAAGCATCAATTTCTGATGCATTAAAAAATTATAAATAAAAATAATCTAAAAAATTGAGATTTTAGCGAGTTAATTCTTTTATTAGATGAATTAACTCGCTTTTTTTTGTAAAATAAAAGAAATAGAGTTAACAATTAATAATGCTTAATTATTTATTAAGATGAATGTAACGTGCGGAGGTATTTTATGAAGATTTCAAACTCAAAAATTTATGAACAAGTGGCTGATTTATTATTAGAACAAATTAAATCAGATGCATTTGAGATTGGAGATAAGCTACCATCAATTCAAAAACTGGCATCTACTTATGGTGTAAGTGTAGCATCTATTAGGGAAGCACTTAACGCTTTAAGAACAATAGGTGTTATAGAAATAAAACAAGGTTATGGTACAGTAGTGAAACAAAAAGAGCCCACTTTCTTTGAGATAGGTGATAAATTTAATTCTTTAGACCAAATTAAAGAACTGCTGGAATTACGACAAATAATCGAGAGCGCTACAGCTGCGAAGGCTGCTGAAATACGTACTAACGAAGATTTAACTGTAATGCGTCAATATTTAAATGAAATGGGAAGAGCAGTGTCTGATGGTTCCTCAGGTGAGGAAGCAGATTTAGAATTTCATTTAACTATAGCTAAAGCTGCAAATAATTCGTTACTTGTAGACTTAATGAATAATATTTCAGATTTAATGAAAGATTCTATGAAAGAAACACGAAAAATCTTTCTTTATAGCAGACAAAAAACAATGGAAAAGTTACAAGATGAACACGAAAAAATTTATAATGCTATTGAACAGCAAGATGAGGAACAGGCAACAGAATGCATGAATACACACTTAAATACGGTAATAAGCACGACTTTAGCAAATTTTAATGAAAAAACTAACGACCTTTAGTGTTTATATAATTTAGATGTGATTACATAAAAAAGCCCAAACTTTAAAAGTTTGGGCTAGCAAATTCTATAGTTTTGGAAAGCCATCACACTTCCCAATAGCAAATTATTAATCATGAATTACCTTATACGTAAGACTCACATAGTTTAATGCTTTAAACTATAGTTTTATTATAATAGTATTTACAATATATTTTCAACCAAATAATAGTTTAAAATTACACCTAAACTTGTTGTATAGCGCTTTGTCAATGATGAGAATATTAAGATTATACTACTAAAGTGTACCGACTATTGATATAATACTAAATGAATTAATTTAGATGTCATTTTTAAATCGTTAAATAAGGCTTGAAACGTGTGACATACAATTTAAGCCATATATTTACGACATGTATTAAAATGAATGACTCTCGGAGGTGTAGCAATGCCGTTATTTTTACAACCTGTTTTTCATACGAAAGTATGGGGAGGTAGCAACTTAGAACAATTAGGCTATAAATTACCTAATCACAACATTGGAGAAGCGTGGGGGATTTCTGCACATCCAAATGGTAATTGTGAGATTATTAACGGGCCATATAAGGGCGAAACTTTAAATGATGTTTGGACAAATCATAGAGAATTGTTTGGCGATTTTCCGAGTAAGGACTTTCCACTGATGACTAAAATTGTGGATGCTAACAAACCTTTATCTATACATGTCCACCCAGACAATGCCTATGCTTATGAAAATGAAAATGGGCAGTATGGTAAGTCAGAGTGTTGGTACATTATAGATGCAGAAGAAAATGCAGAGATAATTTATGGTCTTAACGTTAATTCTCTAAAAGATGCTAAAAGTAAAATAGCAGAGCAAGATTTTAGCAATTTATTTAATAAAATCAAAGTGCAACCTGGAGAGTTTTACTTCATTCCTGCAGGAACAGTTCATTCAATCGGGGAAGGGATTATTGCATATGAAACGATGCAAGCTTCAAATGTATCGTATAGATTGTATGATTATGGCCGTAAGCCACTTGATGGAGAAGATCGACAACTACAAGTAGACAAAGCTACAGACGTTATTGAAGTTTTTAATGAGCATATCAATATAACGCCAGATACTGAGATGGTAGAAAATCATAAATTAATTAAACTTGTCTCTAATGATTTTTTTACTATCGTTAAATGGGTAGTATCAGGCACTTTAAACTATATGAAACCTAGAGAATTTGTGCTCGTATCAATTTTAAAAGGTGAAGGTCAAGTAATTATCGATGGCTATATGTATGATATTAAGGGGGGCAATAATTTTATACTCACTTCTGATGATTTAGATACAGTGTTTGAAGGAGAGTTTGAAATTATTATTAGTTACTTATAGATATAAATTTAAGAGGTGGCTGTAATGTATAAATTTTTATATGTAGCGTTAGCATGTGGTCTTATTTCAGGTGCTGGAGTATTTTTGCATATACCTAAATACCCGTCGTTAATGTTTCCAATGTTAGTTGCTTTATTAGGAATTATTAGTACATTAATTACTATTCCTAATAAAGAGATAAGTGGCATGTTAAAGTTAGGCGGGATATTAATCAATATTATGCCGTTACTGGGTTCATTTACAATGATAAATAGCTAACCGTAAGCTTAATACATAATAAAGAAAGACCTTATTTATTATAGGGGTTACATGATTTAAGTTTATGGTTGTTTGAACAATGCAATACGAATATAATAGGAAAGATAAAAATTTTACAGTGTTAGGAGTATCATAAATGTCAGAGGAAACAAGCTATTTTTGGTTAAATTGTGGCTATAATCGTTGGAATCACAATGAACCACTCGTAGGTCAAACTACATTATTCGAGGCAGGTGCTCAATTTAATCCATCACAAGGCTTTCGTGCATTTAAGCAAGCTAAAGTCGGAGATCAAGTCATCTTCTATCAAGTACAAATGGACACTGGATTATTAGGTTACGGTGAAATAACTAGCGTGCAAACTGGTGCACAAAATAAAACTCGTGTACATTTTGAACTTAAAGCTCAATTAAAACCACTAACCGCTGACTACCTGAAAAGAAGCGAACGCTTAGAATTTAGAATGAGCAATATGAAAGAAACTCTGTTTAATCAAATTACTAAGGAAGAGTTTGATTTAATAGTCAGTTTAGGTAAAGGTGAAATAAAAGTACCAAGATATTTCTTTTTATCCGAATCAGAAGACTTTACAGCAGGCGAGACATATACCCTGTTTACCCATACGTATAATGGCATTAAAAGAAATGGCTATCATTTTTATACACAACTTGAACAAGGCGATAGAGTTGTATTCTATGATAAAAATCAAGATCAATCTGTAATTGGATTAGGAGAAATAACGCGTCATATTCATGAAAAATCACCTATCCCTGGACGAACAAACAGTACAGCAATAGAAGTGTACTATGAAAAAGAGATTTCACCAGTATCATTATCAACTTTAAATAAGCATCCTAAATTAAAAAATTTATATTTTCTACAAGAAAATACAAAACAAGCAATCGCTAGTTTATCTGAAACTCAATTTGAATCTATTGTTGATATGAGTGAAAATAATGGTTTAAAACCACAGTTTGAAGCCGTTGGTAATGAACAACTGATTGAAGAACAAAATGAAGAACTTAAACCATTTATCTTGTTAGTAGTTGAACCAGGGGATCCCGGTTTGAAAGCTGCCGAAGACTTATTACAAAAAACTAATGCACATCCTGTAATTACAACGGGCCATCCTGATTTCACAGAAGACATGCTTTATGGAAAGTATTTGCCTAATGAATCGGGCGCACTCTATTTTAGAGAAGGTTTTATTACAGAATTAATGCCTAGAAAAGATAAAAGCTACCTTGTTATCGATAATTTTCACCGTATAGATCCGGACATTTTCCAAGCCTTTATTAATGTTTTAGAAGGTTATGAGGTAACAATGCCTAGATATAACAAGAAGGGTAATATGATAAAATGGTCTCGGAAAAAAGATTCATTCTATCACTTTAACCCTAATTGGCACATTGTTGGTATCACTTGTGAGAGTTTAAATGAGATAAAGAATCATTATTCTGAACAATTTTTAAAGTATACTCGTATCGTTAAAGTAAACCAGGATTAATAAACTAAATTATGAGAGACTGAGGCAGAACATGGTGCTTCAGCCTCTCTTTTTGTAGTTGTAATAGCGTTTAGCTTTACTATTTTAGTATAGAGATAACCATATAAAAGCGTATTGATAAAATCGATTTATCAATACATCATTTCAATTAAGCGGTTTTCTGAAAATTAAATAATAGATAAAATGATTTAAATTCGATACTTATGGATATAGTATAATTAAGTAATTAAAAAGTGAGGTGCTTAACATGCCAATTATTTATTATGACGGTGGTTGTGTGTATTGTTATAATTTTGCTATTTGGTTAATACAAAATGGACTGTCTACGCGCTATCAATTTGCTACTTTAAAAGGTTCAGCAGGTCAACATTTACAACAAGAATATCCTGAGGCAAGACGTTTTGACAGTGTGATATTACAAGAGGGCGATAATTTACAATTTAAATCAGACGCTATCGCAACATTAATTACATCCCTAACTACTTTTAAATGGTTAGGTTTATTTATAAGAATAACGCCTAGGTTTATTCGTGATTTTGGCTACAACCTATTTGCTAATAACAGAAATAGTATGTGGAAAACACATTGGCATAAACCTAATGAATATGAACAATCTTTCTTTATAGATTAATTTTAAGTGGAGGCAAACTATGAATAAAATCATCGTGGTTGGTAGTTCATCAATAGATTTAATAGTTAATACGCACAAAATTCCAGACGCGGGAGAAACAGTATTGGGAGAGTCCTTCTTTACCAGTCCAGGAGGAAAAGGAGCTAATCAAGCAGTTTCAGCAGCGAGGTTGTCTTCCCAAGTATATATGATAGGTGCAGTAGGAAATGACGCTTATGGCACTCGAGTTATTAATAATTTAAAAGAAAATAATGTTAATACAGATTTTATGGATGTCATAGAAGATGTGGAAACTGGTACTGCCCATATAACGTTATTTGATAATGATAATAGAATTATAGTTATTCCAGGGGCGAACAATTATATTACTCCTCAAAAAGTACTACCCAAATTAGATTTTTTTAATGAGGACGATATTATTTTACTACAACAAGAAATCCCTGCCGAAACGGTTGATGCGGTGGTTAATTATGCCTTTACTAACAATTTAAAAGTTATTTTAAATCCAGCACCATATAGAACGATTGCTCAGCAAACTATTGATAAAGTCACTTATTTAACGCCAAATGAAAGTGAGAATGAATTACTTTTTGGTAAAGATTTAGAAAAGATGTTAGAACATTACCGGAAAAAGTTAATTGTGACTAGAGGCGATCAAGGAGCAGTTTATTTTGACACAGCTGTTCGTAACATTGCTGGTCATCAACAAAAAGTAGTCGATACTACTGGTGCGGGTGATACATTTAATGGTGCATTAGCAGTGGCTCTAATTGAGAATAAAAATTTAGCTGAAGCAATTGACTTTGCCAATAAGGCAGGTAGTCTATCAGTAACTCGACTCGGTGCACAAGGTGCTATGCCTTATCGTAAAGAAATGAAAAGTAAATAGTTGGATATTTGTAATCGAAACCCTTTAGATTGTAATTATTATAATTTAAAAGACGAATTATCTTTACAGATTATAATAATTATAATATAATAGTAATTGTAATGAAGTGGTTAAATAAATATACAAACAAAGGAGCAATTATAAATGACTAATAATACACAAGTAGTAGAAGTATTAAATAAACAAGTAGCAAACTGGACGGTAGCGTTTACTAAATTACACAATTTTCATTGGTATGTTAAAGGGCCTAATTTCTTCTCGCTACACACTAAATTTGAAGAATTATACGATGAAGCAAGCCAATATATTGATGATTTAGCTGAACGTATTTTAGCTGTGGGTGGTAATCCGGTTGCAACGTTAAAAGAAAGTTTAGAAATATCAATTATTGAAGAAGCTGGTAAAGGTTATAAAGCTGAAGAAATGGTTGAAGAATTATCAAAAGATTTTACTAACGTTGCAAAACAATTAGATGAAGCTATTGCAGTTGCTTCAAATGCTGATGATGATGTAACTGAAGATATGTTTATTGGTATGCAAACAAATATTGAAAAACATAACTGGATGTTAAAATCTTATTTAGGCGAATAATTAAATTCATTAAATATAATAAGCGTCCGAGACACAAATAACTTTGATTATAAAAAACGTCAATTACTGTTGGAAAAACATAGTAATTGACGTTTTTTTTGCTTTTATGTAATTTTGTGATTTGACTTGAATAGATAAAGTGAAATTAGGGTCGTTCCAGCAATATTTGGCTAGGGGAACTAATTACATTAGTTTAACATTATTGACGATATTACCAAGTGAAGAGGAAGAACTGAAGATTACAGTCTAAGGTCCTCTGCTAGAAAGCGAGTTATATAAAATTAAAAGTAGCCTTTAAATCATTTCAACTCAGAAATAATTTAAGGGCTACTTGTTTGGGATATATGTCCCAGTCTCACATAGAACGCTTATTCAGCGATTTCTAAGGCGATTTCCATCATTTGTGTGAAAGAATTTTGTCTTTCCTCTGCCGTAGTTGCTTCATCTTTTAATATATGATCACTTACTGTAAAAATACCTAATGCTTTTTTATTAGCGTAAGTAGCATTTAAATATAATGCTGCGGATTCCATTTCAATACCTAAGATACCCATACGTTGCCATTGATCATTGAAAGTACTGTCTGCATTATAAAAGGTGTCAGAAGATAATATATTACCGACATGACTTGTTGCACCTAACGCATCGGCTTGTTGTTTTGCTTTTAAAAGTAAGTCGAAATCAGCCAATGGTGCATAGTGACCAGGAATATTATATTGATCTATATAGCTTGAATTTGTGGATGCACCTTGAGCGATAATAATGTCATAAAGATTTACATTATTTTGTAAAGCACCACAAGAACCAATACGAATAATAGTGTCAACGTTGAAAAAGTTATAAAGTTCATATGAATAAATGCCAATGCTTGGAATTCCCATACCAGAACCCATTACAGATACTTCCTTCCCTTTATAGGTTCCAGTGTAGCCAAACATATTGCGTACTTCATTAAATTGTTCTACATTTGTTAAAAAGTTTTCGGCAATATATTTAGCGCGAAGTGGATCGCCAGGCATTAAAACAGTTTTGGCAATTTTTTTTCCATTAGGTTGAATGTGTGGTGTCCCTTGAGTCATAGTTAATCTTCTCCTTTAATATCATTCTTTAAAATAAAGATAACATTTGTTTATATTTTTTGCTATTTTTTGTAAAATATTATATGAATAAACATTTATAAATTGTTTGCCCAAAAGGAAAATTAGTAGCTATTAAGGTCGTAAAATTATAAAATTAATATGAACTGACATTAATATACAAATAATAGTTTTGATTTTGTTAGGGCTACATTTTATAAACACTAGGAGGATTTTATGAATTACGCAAAATATATTGACCATACTTTATTAAAACCAGAATCTACGAAAGAACAAATTGATAAAATTATTAGCGAGGCGCGGGATTATGAATTTAAATCAGTATGTATCAATCCTACGCATGTAAACTATGCTGCACAACAACTTGTAAACACTAAAGTAATGGTATGTACAGTCATTGGTTTCCCTTTAGGGGCTTCAACTACAGCTACAAAAATCTATGAAACTGAAGATGCTATTAAAAATGGCGCGGACGAAATAGATATGGTAATTAATATCGGAGCACTAAAAGATGGGAGTTTTGAAGCAGTTCAAAAAGATATTGAAGGCGTTATCGGTGCTGCAAATGGCAAAACAGTTAAAGTCATCATCGAAACTTGTTTATTAACAGATGAAGAAAAGGTTAGAGCTTGCGAATTAAGTAAAGCTGCAGGTGCAGATTTTGTTAAAACTTCTACTGGTTTTGCAGGAGGAGGCGCTACGCCTGAAGATGTTAAGTTAATGAAACAAACAGTTGGTGACGACCTTGAAGTAAAAGCATCAGGTGGCGTACGAAACTTAGAAGACTTTAATGCAATGATAGAAGCAGGTGCTACACGTATTGGTGCAAGCGCCGGTGTACAAATTATTCAAGGATTGCAAAGTGATTCAGACTATTAATTAAGGGAAATAATTAACTGAGAACTTGTTTTCGGGGAATGTTAAACAACATGAAGGGGAGGCTTTTTATATGAGAATGGTTGATATTATTGAAAAGAAAAGAGACGGTAATGCTTTAACTAAAGATGAAATTGAATTTTTTATTGACGGGTACACAAAAGGAGACATACCTGATTACCAAGCCTCAAGTTTAGCGATGGCTATATTTTTTCAAGATATGAATGAAGAAGAAAGAGCAGCGTTAACGATGGCTATAGTTAATTCAGGTGATGTCATTGATTTATCCAATATTGAAGGTATTAAAGTAGATAAACATTCAACAGGAGGAGTTGGAGATACAACTACATTAGTGTTAGCTCCATTAGTTGCTTCTGTCGGTGTACCTGTTGCTAAAATGAGCGGTCGTGGGTTAGGACATACAGGAGGAACAATTGATAAATTAGAATCAATTAAAGGTTTTCATGTCGAAATAACAGAAGATAAATTTACGCAACTTGTAAATGAAGCCAAAGTTGCTGTTATTGGTCAGTCTGGTAATTTAACGCCAGCTGATAAAAAATTATATGGTTTACGCGATGTTACCGGTACAGTTAATTCTATTCCGTTAATAGCATCATCGATTATGAGTAAAAAGATAGCAGCAGGCGCTGACGCAATTGTGTTAGACGTTAAAACAGGTAATGGTGCTTTTATGAAAACAATAGAAGAAGCTGAAGCTTTAGCTCATGCGATGGTAAGTATCGGAAATAACGTAGGACGTAAAACAATGGCAATTATATCTGATATGAGCCAACCACTTGGAAATGCTGTAGGTAACGCACTTGAAGTCAAAGAAGCAATTGAAACATTACAAGGTAAAGGTCCGAAAGATTTAACCGAACTAGTGCTAACACTGGGCTCACAGATGGTCGTACTTAGTAATAAAGCTAAAGACTTGCATGAGGCGGAAATGATGTTAAAAGAAGCGATAAATAATGGCACGGCATTAGCTTGTTTTAAAACATTTTTAGCTAATCAAGATGGTGATGCATCAGTTGTTGATGACGTAACCAAATTACCACAAGCGAAATATCAAATAGCATTACCTGCGCAAGAAAGTGGAGTAGTGACTGAAATTATTGCCAATGAAATTGGTGTGGTATCTATGATGTTAGGTGCAGGGAGACAGACAAAAGAAGACGATATCGATCTTAGTGTTGGTATTGTATTAAACAAAAAAGTCGGAGACCAAGTTAAGAAAGGTGACTCTTTACTAACGATTCATTCTAATAGTGAAAATATTGATAATGTTAAAGAAAAATTAAACAATAGTATCACTATCAGTGAAAAAGGCAATAATCCGACGTTGATTCATAAAATTATTACTGAATAGGGAGTGGAACTATGACTACACCTTTTAAAAGAATCCATCTAATTGTTATGGATTCCGTAGGCATTGGAGAAGGACCAGACGCGGCAGCATTTAATGACGAAGGCAGTCATACTTTAAGACACACGTTAGAAGGCTTCGATCAAGATTTACCAAACTTAGAAAAATTAGGTTTAGGTAACATTGAAAAGCTACCTGTAGTTAAAAAAGTAAGCAACCCGGAAAGTTTTTATACTAAAATGAGTGAAGCATCTGTAGGAAAAGATACAATGACTGGTCATTGGGAAATCATGGGCTTAAATATTATGCAACCATTTAAAGTTTACCCAGATGGATTTCCCAAAGCATTAATAGATGAAATCGAATCAATGACAGGACGTAAAGTGGTTGCAAACATTCCTGCATCAGGTACAGCAATTATCGATGAATGGGGCGAACACCAAATGAAGACAGGCGATCTAATCGTTTATACTTCTGCAGATCCTGTGTTACAAATTGCAGCTCACGAAGACATTATACCGTTAGATGAGTTATATGATATTTGTGAAAAAGTTCGTGAAATTACAAAAGACCCTAAATATTTAATTGGTCGTATTATAGCAAGACCTTATGTAGGTGAACCAGGCAACTTCACTCGTACTTCTAATCGTCATGACTATGCTTTAAAACCTTTTGGCAAGACGGTGATGAATGAACTGAAAGAAGCAAGTTATGACGTCATTGCTTTAGGTAAAATAAACGATATTTATGATGGTGAAGGTGTAACACAAGCTATACGTACTAAAAACA
The genomic region above belongs to Staphylococcus durrellii and contains:
- a CDS encoding EVE domain-containing protein, with amino-acid sequence MSEETSYFWLNCGYNRWNHNEPLVGQTTLFEAGAQFNPSQGFRAFKQAKVGDQVIFYQVQMDTGLLGYGEITSVQTGAQNKTRVHFELKAQLKPLTADYLKRSERLEFRMSNMKETLFNQITKEEFDLIVSLGKGEIKVPRYFFLSESEDFTAGETYTLFTHTYNGIKRNGYHFYTQLEQGDRVVFYDKNQDQSVIGLGEITRHIHEKSPIPGRTNSTAIEVYYEKEISPVSLSTLNKHPKLKNLYFLQENTKQAIASLSETQFESIVDMSENNGLKPQFEAVGNEQLIEEQNEELKPFILLVVEPGDPGLKAAEDLLQKTNAHPVITTGHPDFTEDMLYGKYLPNESGALYFREGFITELMPRKDKSYLVIDNFHRIDPDIFQAFINVLEGYEVTMPRYNKKGNMIKWSRKKDSFYHFNPNWHIVGITCESLNEIKNHYSEQFLKYTRIVKVNQD
- the deoC gene encoding deoxyribose-phosphate aldolase gives rise to the protein MNYAKYIDHTLLKPESTKEQIDKIISEARDYEFKSVCINPTHVNYAAQQLVNTKVMVCTVIGFPLGASTTATKIYETEDAIKNGADEIDMVINIGALKDGSFEAVQKDIEGVIGAANGKTVKVIIETCLLTDEEKVRACELSKAAGADFVKTSTGFAGGGATPEDVKLMKQTVGDDLEVKASGGVRNLEDFNAMIEAGATRIGASAGVQIIQGLQSDSDY
- the deoB gene encoding phosphopentomutase, whose amino-acid sequence is MTTPFKRIHLIVMDSVGIGEGPDAAAFNDEGSHTLRHTLEGFDQDLPNLEKLGLGNIEKLPVVKKVSNPESFYTKMSEASVGKDTMTGHWEIMGLNIMQPFKVYPDGFPKALIDEIESMTGRKVVANIPASGTAIIDEWGEHQMKTGDLIVYTSADPVLQIAAHEDIIPLDELYDICEKVREITKDPKYLIGRIIARPYVGEPGNFTRTSNRHDYALKPFGKTVMNELKEASYDVIALGKINDIYDGEGVTQAIRTKNNMDGMDKLIETVQQDFNGLSFLNLVDFDAQFGHRRDKPGYAQAIKDFDNRLPELISKLKEDDLVIITADHGNDPTAEGTDHTREYIPVLMFSPKITEYHELAQDDTFSSIGATIADNFDVSLPKYGRSYLTELGVEK
- a CDS encoding Dps family protein codes for the protein MTNNTQVVEVLNKQVANWTVAFTKLHNFHWYVKGPNFFSLHTKFEELYDEASQYIDDLAERILAVGGNPVATLKESLEISIIEEAGKGYKAEEMVEELSKDFTNVAKQLDEAIAVASNADDDVTEDMFIGMQTNIEKHNWMLKSYLGE
- a CDS encoding FadR/GntR family transcriptional regulator, encoding MKISNSKIYEQVADLLLEQIKSDAFEIGDKLPSIQKLASTYGVSVASIREALNALRTIGVIEIKQGYGTVVKQKEPTFFEIGDKFNSLDQIKELLELRQIIESATAAKAAEIRTNEDLTVMRQYLNEMGRAVSDGSSGEEADLEFHLTIAKAANNSLLVDLMNNISDLMKDSMKETRKIFLYSRQKTMEKLQDEHEKIYNAIEQQDEEQATECMNTHLNTVISTTLANFNEKTNDL
- a CDS encoding pyrimidine-nucleoside phosphorylase, with the protein product MRMVDIIEKKRDGNALTKDEIEFFIDGYTKGDIPDYQASSLAMAIFFQDMNEEERAALTMAIVNSGDVIDLSNIEGIKVDKHSTGGVGDTTTLVLAPLVASVGVPVAKMSGRGLGHTGGTIDKLESIKGFHVEITEDKFTQLVNEAKVAVIGQSGNLTPADKKLYGLRDVTGTVNSIPLIASSIMSKKIAAGADAIVLDVKTGNGAFMKTIEEAEALAHAMVSIGNNVGRKTMAIISDMSQPLGNAVGNALEVKEAIETLQGKGPKDLTELVLTLGSQMVVLSNKAKDLHEAEMMLKEAINNGTALACFKTFLANQDGDASVVDDVTKLPQAKYQIALPAQESGVVTEIIANEIGVVSMMLGAGRQTKEDDIDLSVGIVLNKKVGDQVKKGDSLLTIHSNSENIDNVKEKLNNSITISEKGNNPTLIHKIITE
- a CDS encoding thiol-disulfide oxidoreductase DCC family protein — translated: MPIIYYDGGCVYCYNFAIWLIQNGLSTRYQFATLKGSAGQHLQQEYPEARRFDSVILQEGDNLQFKSDAIATLITSLTTFKWLGLFIRITPRFIRDFGYNLFANNRNSMWKTHWHKPNEYEQSFFID
- a CDS encoding SDR family oxidoreductase, producing the protein MSTLVIGANGGIGRILVQQLKDANESFAAGVRKQEQVDELKNADVDAILVDVENDSIESLTDKFKGFDNVVFSVGSGGSTGPDKTIIVDLDGAVKTIEASKASNVQKYVMVSTYDSRREAFDPSGDLKPYTIAKHYADEYLKNSGVNYTIVHPGGLLDDAGTSKIEAASFFEGRGSIPREDVASVLKDIVTNDGYNNAEFQIISGKASISDALKNYK
- the deoD gene encoding purine-nucleoside phosphorylase yields the protein MTQGTPHIQPNGKKIAKTVLMPGDPLRAKYIAENFLTNVEQFNEVRNMFGYTGTYKGKEVSVMGSGMGIPSIGIYSYELYNFFNVDTIIRIGSCGALQNNVNLYDIIIAQGASTNSSYIDQYNIPGHYAPLADFDLLLKAKQQADALGATSHVGNILSSDTFYNADSTFNDQWQRMGILGIEMESAALYLNATYANKKALGIFTVSDHILKDEATTAEERQNSFTQMMEIALEIAE
- a CDS encoding type I phosphomannose isomerase catalytic subunit, with the protein product MPLFLQPVFHTKVWGGSNLEQLGYKLPNHNIGEAWGISAHPNGNCEIINGPYKGETLNDVWTNHRELFGDFPSKDFPLMTKIVDANKPLSIHVHPDNAYAYENENGQYGKSECWYIIDAEENAEIIYGLNVNSLKDAKSKIAEQDFSNLFNKIKVQPGEFYFIPAGTVHSIGEGIIAYETMQASNVSYRLYDYGRKPLDGEDRQLQVDKATDVIEVFNEHINITPDTEMVENHKLIKLVSNDFFTIVKWVVSGTLNYMKPREFVLVSILKGEGQVIIDGYMYDIKGGNNFILTSDDLDTVFEGEFEIIISYL
- the rbsK gene encoding ribokinase → MNKIIVVGSSSIDLIVNTHKIPDAGETVLGESFFTSPGGKGANQAVSAARLSSQVYMIGAVGNDAYGTRVINNLKENNVNTDFMDVIEDVETGTAHITLFDNDNRIIVIPGANNYITPQKVLPKLDFFNEDDIILLQQEIPAETVDAVVNYAFTNNLKVILNPAPYRTIAQQTIDKVTYLTPNESENELLFGKDLEKMLEHYRKKLIVTRGDQGAVYFDTAVRNIAGHQQKVVDTTGAGDTFNGALAVALIENKNLAEAIDFANKAGSLSVTRLGAQGAMPYRKEMKSK